In the genome of Thalassophryne amazonica chromosome 6, fThaAma1.1, whole genome shotgun sequence, the window caagaaaactggctataaaagtggtgatttaatttttatatataGAAAAAAAAGCCCTGTCTCACCTTTTTTTGGAATGCCTTGAAGACCTTAATTAcagaaatggatgtatattaacaaattaaatgaagatgaccacaaaaaacatgaaatattttgggttgATACTTTCTGCAGTGAGACAGAAGACAAAGAAAATGTAAAGATCACTGTTATACCAACTTTTCCTGATTTAGGATTGTAATTTTCTTCCTTTTGTTCCACCAGCACCACTGATAGCAAGGTGTATGTGGCCCAGGTGAAGGGAAGAGCTGCCGCCAGGAAAATTTATGACGCTGCTAAAAAGCAAGGAAAAACAGCCGGACTCGTCGCTACCAAGTACATCCTGGGCGAAATTAGATTTTGTCAACTTTTAGCTTCCAACGTATTTGAATTTCAATTTCCTAAAGAACCTGTGTAAGTTTTCTCCTTTTCCTCTGCAATGTTCCAGAGAGAGGGAGATCGAGAAATTCCGCGTGGCAGTGAGCGTGCCGTCCGGAACTCGGGTGTCCTTCTGTCTCTCCTACGAGGAGCTCTTACCTCGTCGTCTTGGTCGCTATGAGCTCACTTTGGGTCTGAGGCCAGGTCAGCCTGTCCAGAACCTCACACTAGATGTGAGTATAGCAGAGAAGACAGGCATCAGCTTCCTCAAGATCCTTCCGCTGAAGACAAACCGACTGCTCACCAATACAGCCCAAGGCAAGAAATGCGATGTGCTGTGAGGATGTTCTGGAGATGTGtaaatcacaaaaaaaagaagCTACATGGGAAGGTCATACACCACAAATAAAGTGATTGTCATGTACTGCTTCCCTGCAGGTGATTCCAGTGGTGTGCCCCCGTCCACGCACATGGACCAAAGCCCCGGCTGTGCTCGGGTTAGCTATACTCCCACTCTGCAGCAGCAGAATAGCATCTCCACCAAGGGCCTCAATGCTGATTTCATCATTCAGTATGACGTGGACCTCACAGACCTCATCGGCGATGTTCAGGTCTCTAACAGTTTTCCCAGTTATGGCTCAATCACTTTGTGCTCTTTGTAACAGTACGTACCATCTTCTACCCTTACTCTTTTTTTGGTTTAACCCCCCCCAGGTGTATGATGGGTATTTTGTGCATTACTTTGCACCTAGAGGGCTTCCTGTGGTTCCTAAGGATGTTATATTTGTCATTGATGTCAGCGGCTCGATGATTGGCACTAAGATAAAACAGGTAAAGCGGGCAGACGGTAATCAACCGTACATATTTGATAACTGCAGCTTGACAACATGTAGCTATTTGTGTAATAGACCAAACAAGCTATGAACACCATCCTTGGGGACCTCAGAGAGGGAGACCACTTCAATATCATTACTTTCTCAGACCAAGTTCACACATGGAAGAAGGGACGAACAGTGCGGGCAACTCGACAGAATGTACGAGACGCCAAAGACTTTGTGAAGAGGATCGTTGCAGAGGGATGTGAGTCTAAGTGTGTCTGATCAGTGATGGTGTCACTGTAatgtttcttatttttgttttcctgtctcTTTTGCTCCCTTCTAAGGGACCAATATCAATGCAGCTCTCCTGTCGGCCGGGCAGCTCGTCAACCCTCCATTCTCTAGTTCGTACCCCCACGTCTCTTCTCACCGTGTCCCTCTGGTCATCTTCCTCACTGATGGCGAAGCAACCATCGGCGTAACAGCTGGTGACACCATCCTCAATAATGCCAAGAAGGCTTTGGGCTCGGCCTCTCTTTTTGGCCTTGCCTTCGGGGACGATGCGGACTTCCTTCTTCTGAAGCGCCTGGCTCTGGAGAACCGAGGAGTAGCTAGGATGGTGTACGAGGAGGCGGATGCAGCCttgcagctgaaaggtttttatGACGAGGTAGCCAGCCCTTTGCTCTCAGACATCCAGCTGTCCTACCTGGATGACCAGGCATTTGATGTCACCCGATCACTCTTCCCCAACTACTTCCAAGGCTCTGAGCTGGTGGTGACTGGTCGAGTTAAACCCAGAGTTAACAATTTTAAAGTGTCAGTGAGTGCCAGTGATGCCAAGCAGCAGCTGAAGGTGGAGAACGATGTGTCGATTTCCCATTCAGAGACAAATGGGGATTTACTAGGCTGTTTAGCGGGGACGGATGGAATCTCCAGTTTTGTGCGGCGTCTCTGGGCGTATTTCACCATCAAAGAGTTGTTACTGGCCAAACTGAACACGACTGATAGTGCAGCTCAGAGATTACTGACAGAGAAGGCCACAAACCTCTCCCTCAAATACAACTTTGTAACACCTGTTACTTCTTTAGTGGTGGTTAAACCAGATGCAGAAAAAGCACCTCAAACTCCAACTACTACACAAGCCTCAGTCACGGCACAACGTACCACAGCGGCCGCTAGAGCCACAACAGCGACCACGACTGCTACGACCAAAGCATCAGCTGCAGTTTCCACAAAGAAGCCGATCTTACCATCAAGCGCCAGGCCAAGCAAGGCAAAACCTGATCCCCCTCAACCAAACACCCTACAGCCCAGAAAACCTTTCTCACTACCTTCCACACCAAAAAATGCGGTTATGTCTTCCAAGAAACCAACTACAACATCAAGTCCCAGTCCCATTAAAACTGTCCCAGCACCTTTCTCTGGGAAAAAGCTAACTCCTTCCCAAAATGACTCTAAAACATCCTCTGCTCCACCTGCTGGAAAGATATCCACCTCTCTTCTCAATTCCCTAAAGCCTGCTTCTCCCCTGGGACCGGGACAGGTCTTGACCCCACAGCCCAGTGCCGCCAGAACAATCTTTCCCTCCACAAcaccattttcagcaacattattATCATTAAGCACCACACCTCCACTCATTGCAGTCAGAACTGATTTTGAACCCCATCCTGGaagaccccaaaccccaaagccAAGTATAGTGAGGGCAGCGACCTTACCCGAGTCAAAGAACAATACCATATCTGCTACAGGTATCCATGAACTCGGAATCCCCACCATGCCACCCAATCCGTTACCACCACTCACCTCTCCACCTCAAGCTTCGGACAACAAAAACTTGAGCAATATCATGGACCCAAGCGCCGCCACTCTGGTGTCGGCTACGTTCGCGCCAATGCCCGGTGAAATTGAGGAATCAAAACTGTGGGAGGCAACGGGGCTTCTGGGTAAGTATGCACTCTTCACTTCAGTTTAGTGACTGAATTCAATCCCTAACTGGATATACCTTTTCTGCCCACTAGATGTCTCTACATCCATTCAGGTTCAGAGAAAAGGTGCCACTCAATTCTGTATTTCACAACTTTCAGTATCATTTAAGACCATAAATGTGAGAAACGTGTACAAATTCATGTAAACCTGgatgaatattaaaatatttcTTTTCTATGAAATACGAGATATTGACCTTGTGAAAGGTGAGTATGCTTCCTTGCCTTTGGTTTATTATAAATGACTGATTTCATAAAAAGCATGATGTATCCCGATCTCAATTTGTCATGTTCATTTCTTAGACTATGACGCCACCTATGACTATGACATTGACTATGATGGCTGTAAGTTTTAAATGCTCAACAAATCTGCAGTGTAATTGCTTATTAAGGcttgcgtttaaaaaaaaaaaactgccatctGTTAAGATTTGTTTCTTGCACTTTCAGGGGATGATGTGGACATGGATTCATTTGGTAAGTTTTTAAATCAAGGTAATTGTCTTTGATAAATCAATGATGTTGGATGTTGTGTGCAAATGCTTGTCTTGGTAGTCCAGTTATTGGTTTCAGCACATAGCAGTGTGGACCTTCCTTTAATTGAATGTCTTGTACTCTCAGATCCTCCACCACGATTGAGAACCGTCCGGGTCTTCTCTTCTTCAGGTTAAGTGTTTCATTTGGTTTTTAATGATGCCCTTGTGGTCCTTAGAAGACTGCTTGAATATATTTCTACCcaatattgtgctgtagttgatgGCGATCCTCATTTTGTGGTCCAGTTGCCAAAGCTGCATCAGAACCTTTGCTTCACAGTAGACGGCAGAACCAGCGATGTTCTCAGACTCTTGGAGGACCCCAAGAGAGGTCAGAAATAAGGTTGAGTCTCAGACGCAGGCCGTTATGAACCTAGGTTTACATTCTGGGTTAAACCTAACTCAATTTTTTCCTACTGTAGATATTCCATTTTACTAAATAAACTGTGTTAAGAATGTATACTTTAGTTCCACAGTTTACAAAATAATTTACAAGATACTTGTTTTTATTCACTTGGTCAGATCTTGGGCTTTACATAGACCAAGATGAATGGCTCTGAAAAACCATATAGATTAGAAAATTTGAATCGTTAATTGGGGGGAAAAAGAGCCATCAGACCCTCAGGATCCTAACTGAGGAAGTGACAAATGAGTTGCAGCCGTCAGATAGAAATGTGAAACCATAAGATGAACTGGCTCTAGTACTGGGGAAATCGGCGGTGCCAAACAAGCCCCAAGACAAACTGCATTTCTGTAAtggaacatacactcaacaaaaatataaacgcaacacttttggttttgctcccattttgtatgagatgaactcaaagatctaaaactttttccacatacacaatatcaccatttccctcaaatattgttcacaaaccagtctaaatctgtgatagtgagcacttctcctttgctgagataatccatcccacctcacaggtgtgccataccaagatgctgattagacaccatgattagtgcacaggtgtgccttagactgcccacaataaaaggccactctgaaaggtgcagttttgttttattgggggggggggataccagtcagtatctggtgtgaccaccatttgcctcatgcagtgcaacaatctccttcgcatagagttgatcaggttgtcaattgtggcctgtggaatgttggtccactcctcttcaatggctgtgcgaagttgctggatattggcaggaactggtacacgttgtcgtatacgctggtccagagcatcccaaacatgctcaatgggtgacatgtccggtgagtatgccggccatgcaagaactgggacattttcagcttccaagaattgtgtacagatccttgcaacatggggcagtgcattatcctgctgcaacatggggtgatgttcttggatgtatggcacaacaatgggcctcaggatctcgtcacggtatctctgtgcattcaaaatgacatcaataaaatgcacctgtgttcttcgtccataacagacgcctgcccataccataaccccaccgccaccatgggccactcgatccacattgacatcagaaaaccgctcacccacacgacgccacacacgctgtctgccatctgccctgaacagtgtgaaccgggattcatccgtgaagagaacacctctccaacgtgccaaacggcagtgaatgtgagcagttgcccactcaagtcggttacgacgacgaactggagtcaggtcgagaccccgatgaggacgacgagcatgcagatgagcttccctgagacggtttctgacagtttgtgcagaaattctttggttatgcaaaccgattgtttcagcagctgtccgagtggctggtctcagacgatcttggaggtgaacatgctggatgtggaggtcctgggctggtgtggttacacgtggtctgcagttgtgaggctggttggatgtactgccaaattctctgaaacgcctttggagacggcttatggtagagaaatgaacattcaatacacgagcaacagctctggttgacattcctgctgtcagcatgccaattgcacgctccctcaaatcttgcgacatctgtgtcattgtgctgtgtgataaaactgcacctttcagagtggccttttattgtgggcagtctaaggcacacctgtgcactaatcatggtgtctaatcagcatcttgatatggcacacctgtgaggtgggatggattatctcagcaaaggagaagtgctcactatcacagatttagactggtttgtgaacaatatttgagggaaatggtgatattgtgtatgtggaaaaagttttagatctttgagttcatctcatacaaaatgggagcaaaatcaaaagtgttgcgtttatttttttgttgagtgtaatacttTAAACAGTGTACAGCCTTTGTGTCAGAGAAATTTAGTATCTCATCTTAACATTTTTCCTTCATCTTAGAGTAAATAAATTACATACAGCACCTTTGAATAGGAAAAGCTATTTTTTTGAGTTGGTACATCAATGTCAACCATATTTAAATTGATCTATCTATATTTCTTTGAGTCTGAAGCTATATTTGTACCCCTCAAGGTATCATCGTTGATGGACACCTAGTAGGGGCGCCTTCTAAGCACAACATGGAACTCCGTTCCAGAACCTACTTCGACCAACTCACCATTTCCTCAACCACCAGCAGCTCCGATATTATGATCACGATCTCACTGGATGCTGTAGTGGTGGAAGGCGAAGGCTTGGACACCCTTCCTGTCAATCAACAAGGATCACTGATGAGGCAGGGTGTAAAAGTCACCATGGACAAACTTCGGAACTGCTGGATTAATCTGAGTGAGAATATGCGTTTCCTGATTCTGTTCCACCAATATAGACACCCCAACTATCAGCAGATGGCTCATCTGGGTTTCTACATCGTAGATGGTCAGGGGCTTTCTGCTTCCACCCAAGGCCTTCTGGGTAAGTACAGAGGAAAAACCCTCTGTAACTGAAAGAATACACCACACTTACTGTTGTCCGTCTGCCTACAGGTCAGTTTCAGCATGCTGACATGAGTGTGACACTTGTGAAGGATCACCCTGGTGGACAAGCGCACCAGGCCAAGCAAGGAGTTCTAGCCAGTGGGGTCTTAAGGTGGGGGCCAAAGCACATGGCAGTCACCTTACAAGAGAAAACACTGAAAGACACTGCGAATGAAAGGCATTTGGACAGATGCTGGGTGGTGCCAAAGGCAGAGGTGGAGCGACTACTGGGTCACCCATACGAGAGCTATGTGGTGGATCACGTGTAATTCTAGCAGTCAGCTTGGGTCACAATTTGGCACAGTTACTGAACAAGTTTGCACAAGAACTGGGACTTCACTGTGCTAAAGAGACACTGGGGAGGAAGGGGGGGGGATCCACAGGGGCTGACTTTCTAGTGTGGTCAATGAAAGTCaatagtaaaagaataaaactgtaaaaaaaaaaattaatcatgagGACATACGGTGCATTAGTggatgatgacagtgtgcagtcagaattgctgattttgaaatggttTCAACTCATCTGTATCTCACAACAGCCACACAACGTTCTGTTCAAATGTCTCTTATGAGCACAAAAGATTGTGTACATTAATTACAGTCAGTTAAAGACATTCTACTGATTTTATTCATATATCCCACAAATGTTAATTATACTGAGGCacgtaaagttgtaattttagtaCAAATGTATATAAAACATGCATGTTATGGACTTCTTGTATTTGTGATTCTTGGAGGCAGAGGGAGTAAAAAGTCATTTTTAACAGTATCAGGTTTGCCATgtgcttttttaatttttttctagcATTTCATTCATAGTTTAATTCATTGTATTGTTACACAAGACATTAGGCATTGTTCACATACTAGTGATCAAACAGAGACAGTAAATTTTCTAACACTCAGCTCGATCTATTTCTTTAATCAATTTGAAGGGATACCGTCAAtagctttattttgtttttttaaaggccgaactggacagaaatagaaatgatACAACCACATGAGGctttttttaaaacaaagaaaaccatAACCTGATGCAGAGGAAGCTTCAAATATTTTCAGAGTAAACAGCTTTCCAGTTTTTCCTTCTTTAAACCAGATCACATGATTAGGATGAAGAATGAACACACACGAAGGATGTGCAGTGAGAAGCTTGTGAATAGACATCTGTATACAGACTTGAATTCCAGCTCTGTATCTGACTGTTGCTGTCATCCTTGTGTCAGTACACGTCTCATAAGAGCGCAGACAATCATCTTTAACCATAAGCAAATGCTGGAATGATTTActtaacagcaaaaaaaaaaaaaaaacccacacacaaacaaaaaacctgtgtGCATCAATCAGAGTATTTTCAGCCTTGAAATTAGTATAACAATAACATCCACACGCCAAATGCGTACCAACGTTGTGAGCAGATACAGATTCTCCGACAACGTTGAGTATTAATTCACGTCATGAGTCAGTGTGGCTGTAAACGGTGCTGCAGAGATGCAGCAGTGAACTGACGGGGTTACAGATTACAGAAAGCAGGATTCCTTCCTGCACTCTTCAGTCAGAAAAACATCAGCATGAAGAGGATCTCATGGAGCAAATCACTGCAACATTACTGCCATCAAACCAACACCGTTTGTGGGAAAGGCTGCAACCAAACAAAAGCAAAAGTTTCTGTTCCTTCAATTTGAGGCTTGTTTGTTTGCTACAAAATTCAAGTTGTACAGTAGAGCCTCTATCCTTAAACTATAACTTCTCATAGGGTTCTTTCCCCCCACAAAGGAATGACACAGATGAGTTGAAACAACCAAGACACCAGCTGGTACGTTCACAGTGAGCTGAAATTTCAGTCTTTGCCCTCTTCACTCAAAAGTGAAACTTTCCAAATGCAAAATCCAAAACATTGCTTTCTTCGCCGTGCACTTCCTCACATCTGAACGCGAGTAACTCAATAGCTTGCTTTCATCTCTTTCCAAATCTTCCACAATGTCTCAATCAAGCCTATCGTTTGCTGGCAtccttccctttttttttttttaacgtttaaGCTGACCTTAAGACCAGTTTCAACCTGCTACTCTCAATGTCATAACTTCAGTGAGTGAACTCTGCACCAAATACATAgaaataaaactcttcaataaTTTATAAATGGCTGAACGTAAACTATTCCAATTGAaagcaacaaaagaaaaatgttttgggCTTGACAATTAATAGCCACTGCTTAGCGTACCTGCTAGCACAGGGAACACAATGGCATTGCAAAGAAAGCACGATCAGTTGACAGAACAGCCCATTTATGTCACgtttcatcactttttttttttttgccaaaaggaGCAGCGTCTACTGAACACAGGTAAAAGACCAAGTAAGAGAAGACGTTAAAGCAGGGTTGATAGGACAGATGCGTGGAATGTTACAGCCTTCATACTGCAGTATCGTTTGAGTCTATGTACATTACTAATGTGTAAAAGATGCATGCATGCCAACTGGAGGCGGTGAAGCTTCCAGAAGATTCTACGCTAAACCACAACGAATCCATCACATCCGCGCTCGCTAATCGCAATTCTGTACGCTGACGGTCACACTCCGGCCACCAAACACTGATATGAGGAGCGTAGAGATGTTACACAGAGAATAAAGAGCGTTTAGAATCGCTGACGAGAAGTAAGAAATTCACTTCTAATGATAATAGTTAAGACATGGTTATAGCATCTATAATGAAATGACCGTGTCAACCCTGCTTTACAGTGACTGAGTTAATGTGGGTGTTTGAACAGTGTGTTTGTGAACATTTTGTGTTCAAATGAGTgtcgagaaagagagagaggacaTAAGATCGAGGAGGCAAACTGTTTCAGGCAGACAAAACCAACAAGAACACCATCGAGTATGCTCACTTAGCCATGACATTCACACCTACGTGTGTTTaaagccccccccaccccccaaccacACACACCTGCTGTCTGTTTGCCTTTTCCACCCCCGCCTTCTCTCCCAGCCCCGCCCTCTCTCCGAAGCCCATCTACTCCTGTTGCTGCTGATCCTCCCCAAACACGTCATTCTGTTTGCGTTTCATGTTCTCAAAGTCAAAGTCGCTCCCAGTCATACGTTTGTAGATGTCCTTGATGTCGTGGCAGGTGGTCTCGAAGTGAGTGGTGGCATCATAGGATCTTGAGGCAAAGATCTGTTGAGAGTTAACAACAACAGATGCAGATTAACTTAGGTTCTCGTTCTGGATGAAGATGTGCAAATCGGCCAACGAGGCCTAAACTGTCCGTTTCACAATGTTTAAAACAGACTAAAATTTCTGGCTGTGCTCTTTTATTCAGATCAGTTACAAGATTTTATGGCTTCAATTTCACATCAGAGTCAACTTTATCCACTACACTTGGTGAACAAACAACTCTCTGCCCAACAGTCTTTGCTTGTTCAGCCAGAAGAAACTTAAATGACAATCACGTACATAAATTGTTGgccaatgacaaaaaaaaaaagttttttgttgtaatttttcCGCACTGTACCCTAGAGTCAATGTGCTTATAGTATAGACACACTTTAATTCAAAAAGCTTAACAAAATTTATCAAATTaagcatttaggaattacagctattTCTTTTTATATACAGTCGTTTAGAGGTTTTAAGTAATAAAACTAAGGAGGTGGTTACTGCCACAGTACTGTGCCGATAGGAGCTCCATTTATCTACTGACACAGAGTCAATCATATTCCACATTACATTGAGTGTCCACTGTAACTAATACCAAACTGGTTACTCCGCTACCTCAGTACTGTGTCAATAAGGAGCGGGTACCACAGTTCGTCCAATCCGAAAATGGATTTATgaatgaatgtaaaaaaaaaaaaaaaaaaagacctcctGTTCTCCGTTCTCAACCTTTACATGGGTAAGAAGGCACTAACAGACAGATCAGGCAGAACTATTTTTGTAACACAGCCACTCACTGGCACAGAAGCAATGGCGACATCTGTTTGGTGCTGTGTCATTAGACAGATTATGTTTGTGATAAAGTACTGCAGCAGTAGCCACTTCCTAAAACTAAATATAAGTAATAATTTACAGTTTTCTTAActgatatatgaacatttccaaatgacTGAATTAGTTTTTTCGTTCCACGTATCTTTAAGCAATAAAGATTGTATGGTCCTGTATGGTAAATCGGTCAGGAGAAGAAGACAGTGTTCAAAatgtgagtgactgtgcaaggatgcCAGAGAGGGAAGCCAACAGAACACCAACAGAGTAATGGGTTCCTGTGGGTGTGATTACAGAAGCTGCATACTACAACTTGTCTGTTGCATTGCCAATTGCACCGTTTCATGGTGGAGTTACAAGAAAATGACTCAAATCCAGGCTTGAGTCTCCTGTGCGCAAACTGACAAAATgttacaattttttttgtttcttccaAGAAAGTCATCGTGGAGTTCAGTCATCGtggatgtcttggtggtttcctcaGTCGTCTCCTTGCTGTTTTTGAGAACCGGCTCCACCAGATAAACAAAACTGtctataaaagtgatggtttatagAAACAATACATACAGTTAGTGCAATTACATATGGCCAATGAAAATTGAAGAACTGTGTATTAAAACCGCTGTAATACCTAGACGGTTAATGCGTTATTTTTGTGAAACCGCATTGATTAAAGTCTACACTATAAGAGCAGATCACTTGATTTCAACTGTGGTGCTGCACATAGGCAAAAATACAACCGATGTACAAGGTGTCCAAATACAAATGGATCAGACTGTACACATCATTTCAGAATGATAATACGTTCATATTTTTACTTGATATATTGTTTCCAAATTTAACTGCATCCACCCAGGATGAAATGgaactttgtttaaaaaaaaaaaaaagtttgaaaaccTTCTTCTGTTGAACTCCAGACTTAAAATAAATCTGTAAGCTTTGCCCCTTTAAAATCAAACCAAATGT includes:
- the itih6 gene encoding inter-alpha-trypsin inhibitor heavy chain H6 isoform X4: MKREGLPLVQEKKSVKCEACTLSCQKSCFSPAEREKHRALHWILEPKTFLIMDTMIFKIQCILFLFTFSAQQGLSEDYKTQRGVIVSQLKVTEYHVTCSVVSRYAVTTVQSSVWNQLSITKEAAFEVDLPSSAFISNFTITTDSKVYVAQVKGRAAARKIYDAAKKQGKTAGLVATKEREIEKFRVAVSVPSGTRVSFCLSYEELLPRRLGRYELTLGLRPGQPVQNLTLDVSIAEKTGISFLKILPLKTNRLLTNTAQGDSSGVPPSTHMDQSPGCARVSYTPTLQQQNSISTKGLNADFIIQYDVDLTDLIGDVQVYDGYFVHYFAPRGLPVVPKDVIFVIDVSGSMIGTKIKQTKQAMNTILGDLREGDHFNIITFSDQVHTWKKGRTVRATRQNVRDAKDFVKRIVAEGWTNINAALLSAGQLVNPPFSSSYPHVSSHRVPLVIFLTDGEATIGVTAGDTILNNAKKALGSASLFGLAFGDDADFLLLKRLALENRGVARMVYEEADAALQLKGFYDEVASPLLSDIQLSYLDDQAFDVTRSLFPNYFQGSELVVTGRVKPRVNNFKVSVSASDAKQQLKVENDVSISHSETNGDLLGCLAGTDGISSFVRRLWAYFTIKELLLAKLNTTDSAAQRLLTEKATNLSLKYNFVTPVTSLVVVKPDAEKAPQTPTTTQASVTAQRTTAAARATTATTTATTKASAAVSTKKPILPSSARPSKAKPDPPQPNTLQPRKPFSLPSTPKNAVMSSKKPTTTSSPSPIKTVPAPFSGKKLTPSQNDSKTSSAPPAGKISTSLLNSLKPASPLGPGQVLTPQPSAARTIFPSTTPFSATLLSLSTTPPLIAVRTDFEPHPGRPQTPKPSIVRAATLPESKNNTISATGIHELGIPTMPPNPLPPLTSPPQASDNKNLSNIMDPSAATLVSATFAPMPGEIEESKLWEATGLLGKYALFTSV